Proteins from one Mytilus galloprovincialis chromosome 11, xbMytGall1.hap1.1, whole genome shotgun sequence genomic window:
- the LOC143052209 gene encoding L-xylulose reductase-like isoform X1: MNIDFKGRIALVTGAGKGIGRCIALKLSKLGAKVFAISRTESDLDNLKEEDSSIETRCLDIGNWDNTRKVIEDIGQVDLVVNNAGISKRQTVLEVTEEFIDEHFDVNFKAALNISQIVAKGIISRKGSGAIVNISSISSTLAFPGVPIYCTTKAAMDMLTKSMALEFGPFKIRVNSCNPGVVLTPMTEKFLVAQEQKDALTGRIPMGRFIEQDEVANTVVFLLSDYATMINGALVPVDGGHSIHISPNPVL, translated from the exons atgaacATCGATTTCAAAGGTAGAATTGCCCTTGTTACAGGTGCTGGGAAAG GTATCGGACGCTGTATTGCTCTAAAATTATCAAAGCTCGGAGCAAAAGTATTTGCTATTAGCAGAACAGAATCAGATCTCGACAACTTAAAAGAGGAG GATTCATCAATTGAAACAAGATGTTTAGATATTGGAAACTGGGACAACACAAGAAAAGTGATCGAAGACATTGGACAAGTAGATCTCGTAGTAAATAATGCAGGAATAAGTAAGAGGCAAACTGTTCTTGAAGTAACAGAAGAGTTTATAGATGA ACATTTTGACGTAAATTTTAAGGCAGCTTTAAACATATCTCAG ATCGTCGCCAAAGGAATTATTTCACGGAAAGGAAGTGGCGCCATTGTGAATATTTCAAGTATTTCCAGTACGCTAGCCTTCCCTGGTGTTCCTATTTATTGCACTACGAAGGCGGCTATGGATATGCTCACAAAATCTATGGCATTAGAGTTCGGACCTTTTAAG ATTCGAGTAAACAGTTGCAATCCAGGTGTAGTATTAACACCAATGACTGAGAAGTTTTTGGTCGCCCAGGAACAAAAAGATGCTTTAACAGGACGAATACCGATGGGAAGATTCATAG AACAAGACGAAGTTGCAAATACAGTTGTATTCCTGTTGAGTGACTATGCAACAATGATAAATGGCGCATTAGTTCCAGTCGACGGTGGACACAGTATACATATTTCGCCTAACCCTGTTCTGTAG